GCTTTCCTCAAGCGGAGTGGGGAGAAGTCTGGCTGGCTCTTCACCCAGCTCTACCACTCTTTTGCATCAACAGTCCTGAGCCCACTGGTCTCCCGCACCTCCATTAACGGGTGAGTAGTGCAGGAACATCGTTAGGCCAATTTAGCCTACGAAAGTGGTTTGAAGTTCATACTTGTGCGCTGGTAGTGTGGCCTCCCCCCCCCATAAATCAGACTTCAAGCGCTGGCAGAAGCATAAATCCACGTTTTGTCTCCGTTTCCCCGGTAGCGTATCTTCTTCTGACGTGTTCTCTGTCTCCAGGTTTCTGGGTCGCGGCtctatgtttgtgttttctgaggaGCAGTTCCATCAGCTACTCGGCATCGGCCCGGATTGGAGGGCGGACAGACTCCTGGACCTCGGAGCTGGGGATGGAGGGGTCACAGAGGTGATGGGAGCCCATTTCAGAGAGGTCTATGCAACAGAGGTCTCATTACCCATGAGGTGGCATCTTCAGAGGAAGAATTACAAGTAAGTAGTAAATACCAGGACAGCTTAGATTTAGTTTCTCTCAATAAATCTGAATCCATCAGAACAACACATTACTGGCATACTCATCATTCTGTTGCTCTGGGCGCCTCTTCTCTAGAAGAAATACTGCTGCATTCACTAAGTAATTCTGTTGCTtacacttttctctttttttgttcgATGTTAAAGGTTCAGTAcgtaacttttttataaaaataactttttgtcagATTTGCTCAAAATGCGTGTGGAAGTGGGTGATAGGGcgaaagtgagagagtgacggccATTGTCTTTGGGCCATTTAATGACGAGAGTCCTCGTGAGAGAAACCAAGTGTGTCCCCTGTGCTTTCTAACCAAGAGGAGACCTCTTTAGCAGGAAAAATTAAACCTCTCGCGTTGAATGAAGCCAAATCACAAAACATAGGCCACGACCGCTTCCACGCAGAATTTTGCCCGATCTGCCTGAAACTCTGCATACGGAATCTTCACATGGCCCTGacaaaaagtcatcaaaagaatctttattcattcaaaattgCCCAAATTACGAACACACATTTGTGTAGCTACACGTCTGGGGGCGGCTCGGGCTCCGTCATAACTCCTTGCagtactatttaaaaaaaaaaaaaaaaaaaaNNNNNNNNNNNNNNNNNNNNNNNNNNNNNNNNNNNNNNNNNNNNNNNNNNNNNNNNNNNNNNNNNNNNNNNNNNNNNNNNNNNNNNNNNNNNNNNNNNNNTAGTAATTGTACCCTTAAAAGTACCGTACTTTTTGCTGCCCTGCCTAGGCTGCTGGGTGTAGATGAGTGGCAGCAGACTGGTTTCCAGTACGACGTGGTCAGCTGCCTGAACCTGCTGGACCGCTGTGACGATCCTCTGCTTCTCCTGCGGGACATCAGGCTATCGCTCGTTCCCAACACAGGGAGACTCATCCTGGCTGCGGTGCTTCCCTTCCAGCCGTATGTGGAAGTCGGTAAGTTGAGAATCAGTACTATGTGATTTCATATACATCCTCTTTAATGCCAAATCCAACCATTCTGTCTCAATTTGTTCGTAGGAGGAAGATGGCAGCGTCCCAAAGAAcatataaaagtaaaaggaaaaatgtggGAGGAGCAAGTGACCAACCTGTCCAATGAGGTTTTCCAAAGGGCGGGGTTTGAGGTGGAGGCTGTGACCCGGTTGCCATACCTCTGTGAAGGGGACATGTATAACGATTACTACGTCCTAGACGATGCCGTTTTTGTCCTTAAGTCCTCAGAGGATGAGTCTACCTGAGTTCCAAATGCACTGTGGGAACATCAGAGTCTTTATTGTTAACTTTCTCTTTGTAGGTTGGTCCTGGGTGGATTTTAGTCCTAATTTTCATAATCTTCATTCATAAAACACAGGATTTCTGACTGCATTTCTTTAGAAATGGTGTCAGCTGTGAAGCTCAGGTACTGTAGTTCCTCCATTTTCCAGCCATATTGTGTGACAGTGATACCTCTactttttaagcaaaaaagAACTGAATGGCAGTTTGCCTCTGTTGAAATGccactaaaaaacaaatcctctgGGTCATATCCTCATCCTGTTGGTG
This sequence is a window from Etheostoma cragini isolate CJK2018 chromosome 21, CSU_Ecrag_1.0, whole genome shotgun sequence. Protein-coding genes within it:
- the mettl9 gene encoding methyltransferase-like protein 9 isoform X2 yields the protein MLRTLVFGAWLLAYVACLLSIRRMWTGKYVRSPLVRSLFTSMVTENDAAAAETQEWYRCSPELLGESVRPVFVQSHLDSGTKAFLKRSGEKSGWLFTQLYHSFASTVLSPLVSRTSINGFLGRGSMFVFSEEQFHQLLGIGPDWRADRLLDLGAGDGGVTEVMGAHFREVYATEVSLPMRWHLQRKNYKLLGVDEWQQTGFQYDVVSCLNLLDRCDDPLLLLRDIRLSLVPNTGRLILAAVLPFQPYVEVGGRWQRPKEHIKVKGKMWEEQVTNLSNEVFQRAGFEVEAVTRLPYLCEGDMYNDYYVLDDAVFVLKSSEDEST
- the mettl9 gene encoding methyltransferase-like protein 9 isoform X3; its protein translation is MWTGKYVRSPLVRSLFTSMVTENDAAAAETQEWYRCSPELLGESVRPVFVQSHLDSGTKAFLKRSGEKSGWLFTQLYHSFASTVLSPLVSRTSINGFLGRGSMFVFSEEQFHQLLGIGPDWRADRLLDLGAGDGGVTEVMGAHFREVYATEVSLPMRWHLQRKNYKLLGVDEWQQTGFQYDVVSCLNLLDRCDDPLLLLRDIRLSLVPNTGRLILAAVLPFQPYVEVGGRWQRPKEHIKVKGKMWEEQVTNLSNEVFQRAGFEVEAVTRLPYLCEGDMYNDYYVLDDAVFVLKSSEDEST
- the mettl9 gene encoding methyltransferase-like protein 9 isoform X1, which produces MCCPQLRTLVFGAWLLAYVACLLSIRRMWTGKYVRSPLVRSLFTSMVTENDAAAAETQEWYRCSPELLGESVRPVFVQSHLDSGTKAFLKRSGEKSGWLFTQLYHSFASTVLSPLVSRTSINGFLGRGSMFVFSEEQFHQLLGIGPDWRADRLLDLGAGDGGVTEVMGAHFREVYATEVSLPMRWHLQRKNYKLLGVDEWQQTGFQYDVVSCLNLLDRCDDPLLLLRDIRLSLVPNTGRLILAAVLPFQPYVEVGGRWQRPKEHIKVKGKMWEEQVTNLSNEVFQRAGFEVEAVTRLPYLCEGDMYNDYYVLDDAVFVLKSSEDEST